The following coding sequences are from one Culex quinquefasciatus strain JHB chromosome 1, VPISU_Cqui_1.0_pri_paternal, whole genome shotgun sequence window:
- the LOC6033959 gene encoding mucin-2 isoform X3: protein MSVPARSQEDPYAFTETAPLPANTSLFKQQQQQQPAATVSAASSPVVATTPTSVPVIQAGTSLLANNSVNRLNHVVQQQQQRTLLGTTAAKLAPIKVTLVQSPTGGILGKARLNGTTITSSPQGTVFRTVTVPQATTIVQRPMAASSSGATPTVFTKPLQVQISPQQAAAVAAAGGKFTARRILASKSPNVSPVTATAVSGSAHPTGGIQTVRIVKTSPANVLQTVGAGRTTAITAADGTRRFISHSGAASLLGSPVVVTTSVAPGATTSQQQHQQQQLPQSQQQSSPQQLPTISPTKIRLIQPQPQGKIFLHTPNSSNSLAAATHISNPISIAALRNSLAKQNPSLLNKIVVQQQQNQQQQSPQQVQIAVSGGSAGSPSTSNGLPTVRMIPTSTAVTAINIRRAVSAATTATSTVAAQPKRQMSLETGTTTVMVPTMARPVTSSSASPAPVVVKQVKVIPASSPQQTSPATNRPPTIQIPQTLLQQRAKTPTQSILKPQPPRPQLQPTAVATVKAPQKLVIAAPKTAQQQHQQQQLHPQQVMVLASPKSLGGTGQQQQQVMVVTAPKGLGGHQQHQVVVLAPFKPGQLTAVNRQPQQLVATSLMKQIQQQQQQQILTNSVVKTIQKPQVVTTSPVVKQVVQNQVVTKPTPLQQQQQQQVLASSVAKTLQQRQFVATSVAKPIQQQQQQPVVVTSVAKPTQQPQQVVKQPVQQVVINAAPKPSPPPPPQQQPLATKPQQQFVVVPPPKPVPQPTSPPQQQQPQTPQSSPVAIASTPPPPAPTPPVTQDDFTIPSFIIPKQKEAKKQVVPEKVIVQQQQQPVKPQTPVPVAAKPTPMAVTQPPPTPPPPSPVVPVAPQVLQAPPAAVVAPPPPPPIVPEPQLPSTSAMPIPSPKPKIPKESGGKSVKRAAKRSYSRSSHHETLERIDEPVVAAPPIPKVYKWTPPGAISVPVNREWHAPDTWIFDICPPGTRSFEELENAPLAMDCWFEEQYASSEFDADLIRPRKVGGRKGGAVEAPMDDGELVELSLEERSVQRKALMRRRAVQFWKAQRLRDPEPARKRLKAVARVLHKLEKHRETMLSRNGGTDLPKCQRAGCERDAMVATTHCRQHIADNTEQRLFQRCTAKFSDNSQCQVPVFDIRHELVLCREHAWKHDNHDKMSAEVRLLKKPTVPTAIAVPAVTSAAIALKKKPPKMPLVKVVQPVSVVTPAAAATTTNKSSKSSSKKKKKLTPFQQQMALHQQQYKQQYAVKPTLPPPPYPAQQQQAHPVKQQPAALYRQQKYQPPTPVQNLPVRNLHIPLNQPQRPQQQILIGGHQQQHMISRSEDLMLNYQGQAQQQQQQQQQQYSHQQVQQILAAAGGGGGVSVGATQDLLNICENSSAYASSEDTGVGGLSESELMAAQDVIEEIPFEIGNLNNVLSQLPPDAFNELLFSEQEQNGPPFESTREEEEDLERALEAVGEHVKSLEDMAVESANLFGDFLDNVDDEMLDGPDMCSAAEQMLVVQSPGGPNDIRGLVHT, encoded by the exons ATGTCGGTGCCGGCCCGATCCCAGGAAGATCCATACGCATTTACGGAGACGGCACCACTTCCGGCCAACACTTCCCTgttcaagcagcagcagcagcagcaaccggCGGCAACGGTGTCCGCCGCCAGCAGTCCCGTTGTGGCCACCACACCAACGTCGGTTCCGGTCATCCAGGCGGGGACGAGTTTGCTGGCGAACAACAGTGTCAACCGGTTGAACCATGTcgtgcagcagcaacagcaacggaCGCTTCTGGGAACGACCGCGGCCAAGTTGGCACCGATCAAGGTCACGCTGGTGCAGTCACCGACGGGTGGAATTCTTGGAAAGGCACGCCTGAACGGGACCACGATCACGTCCAGCCCGCAGGGGACGGTGTTCCGGACGGTGACGGTCCCGCAGGCCACGACGATCGTGCAGCGGCCAATGGCGGCGAGTAGTTCGGGGGCGACACCAACAGTATTCACGAAACCCTTGCAGGTTCAAATATCGCCCCAACAGGCAGCGGCCGTCGCAGCGGCGGGCGGGAAGTTTACGGCTCGAAGGATTTTGGCCAGCAAATCACCGAACGTTTCACCGGTGACGGCTACGGCAGTGAGTGGGTCGGCACACCCAACTGGCGGAATTCAGACGGTTCGTATCGTGAAGACCAGCCCGGCCAATGTGCTGCAGACGGTGGGCGCTGGAAGGACGACGGCCATCACTGCGGCGGATGGGACTCGCAGATTCATCAGTCATTCCGGGGCTGCCAGCTTGCTCGGTTCGCCCGTCGTGGTCACTACGTCCGTGGCACCTGGGGCGACCACTtctcaacaacaacatcaacaacaacaactacccCAGAGTCAGCAGCAGTCGTCGCCGCAGCAACTGCCCACCATCTCTCCGACCAAGATCCGGCTGATTCAGCCGCAACCTCAGGGCAAGATATTCCTGCACACCCCGAACAGCAGCAACTCGCTGGCTGCGGCCACCCACATCTCAAACCCAATCAGCATCGCCGCCCTGCGTAACAGTCTAGCCAAGCAGAACCCGTCGTTGCTGAACAAGATCGTCGTCCAGCAAcagcaaaatcaacaacaacagtcACCGCAACAGGTCCAGATTGCCGTATCCGGTGGGAGCGCTGGTTCGCCGTCCACCAGCAATGGTCTTCCCACGGTGCGAATGATTCCGACCTCGACGGCGGTGACCGCAATCAACATCCGGCGGGCCGTGTCGGCAGCAACGACGGCCACATCAACAGTCGCCGCCCAACCGAAACGCCAAATGAGTCTCGAAACGGGCACCACAACCGTGATGGTCCCAACCATGGCCAGGCCGGTAACGTCGTCATCGGCGTCGCCCGCACCCGTCGTGGTCAAACAAGTCAAGGTCATTCCTGCCTCATCCCCGCAGCAAACGTCTCCGGCCACCAATCGCCCTCCAACGATTCAAATCCCGCAAACCTTGCTCCAACAGCGCGCCAAAACCCCGACTCAGTCGATCCTGAAACCGCAGCCACCTCGCCCACAACTTCAGCCCACGGCCGTGGCCACGGTCAAAGCGCCCCAAAAGCTTGTGATCGCAGCCCCGAAAACGGCCCAACAgcaacaccaacaacaacagctcCACCCTCAGCAGGTCATGGTGCTGGCTTCGCCGAAATCCCTCGGCGGAACaggtcaacagcagcagcaagtcATGGTCGTAACGGCGCCCAAGGGACTCGGCGGCCACCAACAGCATCAGGTCGTAGTTCTTGCACCCTTCAAACCAGGTCAACTCACGGCGGTCAATCGTCAACCGCAGCAGCTGGTGGCCACGTCGTTGATGAAGCAGattcagcagcaacaacagcagcagatcttgaccaattccgtcgtgaaaacgATTCAGAAG CCACAGGTTGTGACCACCTCCCCGGTTGTCAAACAAGTCGTGCAGAACCAGGTCGTGACGAAGCCCACTccactgcagcagcagcagcagcagcaagtctTGGCGAGTTCCGTCGCGAAAACGCTTCAGCAGCGTCAGTTTGTCGCTACTTCGGTCGCTAAACCgatccaacagcagcagcagcagccggtcGTGGTCACTTCCGTAGCCAAACCGACCCAGCAACCGCAACAGGTCGTGAAGCAGCCCGTGCAGCAGGTCGTGATAAACGCTGCCCCGaaaccatcaccaccaccaccacctcaaCAACAACCACTGGCGACAAAGCCTCAGCAACAGTTTGTGGTTGTTCCGCCGCCCAAACCGGTTCCACAACCAACGTCcccgccgcagcagcagcaaccccAAACGCCTCAGTCGAGCCCGGTGGCAATCGCTTCGACTCCGCCTCCTCCCGCGCCCACACCTCCGGTTACG CAGGATGACTTCACCATTCCGTCGTTCATCATCCCGAAGCAGAAGGAAGCGAAGAAGCAGGTCGTGCCGGAAAAGGTCatcgtgcagcagcagcagcaaccggTGAAACCGCAAACTCCGGTTCCTGTGGCGGCCAAGCCGACCCCCATGGCCGTTACACAACCTCCGCCGACGCCACCTCCTCCTTCACCAGTAGTTCCAGTAGCGCCCCAAGTTCTACAAGCACCTCCAGCAGCCGTGGTGGCTCCACCACCACCGCCTCCGATCGTCCCGGAACCCCAACTGCCCAGCACTTCGGCGATGCCAATCCCATCTCCCAAGCCCAAAATCCCAAAGGAAAGCGGTGGCAAATCGGTGAAACGCGCTGCCAAGCGATCCTACAGTCGATCCTCGCACCACGAAACCCTCGAGCGGATAGATGAACCCGTCGTGGCAGCCCCACCGATTCCCAAGGTCTACAAGTGGACACCCCCGGGGGCGATCTCGGTTCCGGTGAACCGCGAGTGGCACGCCCCAGACACGTGGATCTTCGACATTTGCCCGCCCGGAACGCGATCGTTCGAAGAGCTGGAGAACGCACCGCTCGCGATGGATTGCTGGTTCGAGGAGCAGTACGCGAGTTCCGAGTTTGACGCGGATTTGATACGACCACGCAAGGTTGGCGGCCGGAAGGGCGGTGCGGTTGAGGCGCCCATGGACGACGGTGAACTCGTGGAGCTGTCGCTGGAAGAACGCTCGGTCCAAAGAAAGGCGTTGATGCGACGCCGAGCCGTCCAGTTCTGGAAGGCCCAGCGGTTGCGCGATCCGGAACCGGCTCGCAAGCGGCTGAAAGCGGTCGCACGCGTGCTGCACAAGCTGGAGAAGCATCGCGAGACGATGCTGAGCAGGAATGG CGGCACCGATCTGCCCAAGTGTCAACGCGCCGGGTGCGAGCGGGATGCCATGGTGGCCACGACCCACTGCCGACAGCACATTGCGGACAACACCGAGCAGCGGCTGTTCCAGCGGTGCACGGCCAAGTTCTCCGACAACAGTCAGTGCCAGGTGCCGGTGTTTGACATCCGGCACGAGTTGGTTCTGTGCCGCGAGCACGCCTGGAAGCATGACAATCACGACAAGATGTCCGCCGAAGTGAGGCTGCTGAAGAAGCCAACGGTTCCTACGGCCATCGCCGTACCAGCCGTCACTTCTGCCGCCATTGCCCTGAAGAAGAAACCTCCCAAAATGCCACTGGTCAAGGTCGTCCAACCGGTGTCCGTCGTAActcccgccgccgccgccaccaccaccaacaaaAGCAGCAAATCCAGCagcaagaaaaagaagaaactcACTCCGTTCCAGCAGCAGATGGCCCTGCACCAGCAACAGTACAAGCAGCAGTACGCGGTCAAGCCGACGTTGCCCCCACCACCTTATCCAGCCCAGCAGCAACAGGCTCACCCCGTCAAGCAGCAACCGGCTGCTCTGTACCGTCAGCAAAAGTACCAGCCGCCAACGCCGGTACAAAATCTGCCGGTACGCAATCTGCACATTCCGCTGAACCAGCCCCAACGACCCCAGCAGCAAATCCTCATCGGCGGCCATCAGCAACAACACATGATCAGCCGCAGCGAAGATTTGATGCTCAACTACCAGGGTCaagcgcagcagcagcagcagcagcagcaacagcagtacAGTCACCAGCAGGTGCAGCAGATTCTGGCGGCTGCCGGGGGTGGGGGAGGCGTCTCCGTGGGTGCCACCCAGGACTTGCTGAACATTTGCGAAAACAGCTCGGCGTACGCCAGCTCCGAGGATACCGGCGTCGGTGGGTTGTCCGAGTCGGAGCTGATGGCCGCGCAGGATGTGATTG AGGAGATTCCGTTCGAGATTGGTAACCTGAACAACGTGCTGAGTCAGCTGCCGCCGGACGCTTTCAACGAGCTGCTGTTTAGTG AGCAAGAGCAAAACGGACCCCCGTTCGAGTCGACCcgcgaggaggaggaggacctGGAGCGGGCACTGGAGGCCGTCGGCGAGCACGTCAAGTCGCTCGAGGACATGGCCGTCGAGTCGGCGAACCTGTTCGGGGACTTTCTGGACAACGTCGATGACGAGATGCTGGACGGGCCGGACATGTGCTCGGCCGCGGAACAGATGCTGGTCGTGCAGTCGCCGGGCGGTCCGAACGACATCCGCGGCCTGGTGCACACGtga